From Salmo salar chromosome ssa09, Ssal_v3.1, whole genome shotgun sequence:
TTAGATTTTCTGGCGGGGTGGTTCGAGGACCCCTCCACTGCAAGGTACATCAATTTTCTCAAAGAGAGGCTGGAGAAAGCCAAGGAATACCTAGCACAGTAAAGACTGGCAGCGGCAGCAGTCAattttgtgtttgtgtctgtaaaTTAGGGTAATTCCTCTGAAGGataatgatcaaatgaaacgctAAACGTCCAACTTCTGTGTAGGGATCCGATTCCTTCGGCGATGTCAACTTTTCAGGTGGTTTCATTAGCATCCAACATGATCAGTATTACAAGAACCTCTTCAAATGACAGTGGCAGCTATACCAGTTGAGCCCTTCTGAAGACATACGCTttagacatgtttttttttataactaAACTCAATAGCTAGACGTTCAAGTAGACATACTTCTCATCAGTCAGAAAAGTAGCCAGCTTTTAAACATCGCTTTGGTCTCTGCTACTATTGACTAATTCATATTTCATTGTTGTAATAGTGAGTTCAAATTTGTTTTACTCACTTAAAACGTTTTCACACCAAAACAAGCAGACTGCACCATAATGCATTGTACTAATTATTGTTTTTCTTCATAAGCACTGTTTTGCAATATGTAAAGAGCCATAGATTTCTGTAATACTTTGTCATTGTTGGAGTGGCAGAGCAGGTCAAGTCGTTCCCTGTGGAGTTTTAGCAGTTTGTGACAGCCTTGCCTGAAAGTCCAAAGTTGGCTGGCCAAGGCCTGATGTCATTGCTAAAACTTCTGCAGGCAACACCCCTGCTCTGTTCCCGAGGTCGCCAACAGCTGTCATGGAAACACAAAAAGTTGGAGGCTGGCACATATGAAGCCAAACATTGTTGATGTAGATCTCATGTTATGGAACTACAGGTTAATTAACACCTTGCCCATGAGATCAGAATTGAAAGTGTGACTACACCAAAGATTATCTAACAAAATCAACAGTTTCAGAGCAAGATGAAATGGACTTAGTGATATTCTTTGCGGATTCTACCACGTGTACATTGACACTTGAAACAGGTAATATCTTAACGAAATGTTATTTCTCCATCCTCTAAAAAGgaaagattcacccattttgaatgttatatcgTATGTGCATCTCTGTTCTATCAATTCCAGAGTGTTCGCTGTTCAAGCAGGCTGTATTTTTGCCTGCTTGAACAGCGAATAGCTCAGATAAACATGAAAGTACCCTAGGAATTGATAGAACAtcgctcagagatgcacaaataCGATACAACATTCAAAATGGTTGAATCTTTCCTTTTAAGCACTGCAATATAGGCACATGTTAGCATTGCAGAGGTAGTCATCCCCTTGAAATAACCTTTGAAATAGATTGGGTCTTAGCTAAAAGGAGTCTTGATTGTTATTTTCGGTCCGTAAGCTTGCAATGACCACTGGATGAAATCAATGTTTCTCAAAAAGTATCAGATAAAGACATGTTATAATAACATTAGCcctatttttcacattttgttgattTTGTCTACTTGTTATATTGTAGGAACATAGATCTAACTTCTGATCAGTGACAGCAACTTTCAGGTATTGTTTGATTGAGTGGTTAACATTAAACATTTCTAAAGATATTTAGGTTAGACCATGTCCCCCAAGTCCTTTTTTTGTTCACGTTGACTAAATTTGTACATCAGGTGATATAATTTGGTCTATATGCAAAAAGGGGCATAGTGAGCCCCTAGTTCTTCGAATTTCAGTTCCTCCGTTTTACAAAAGAGACAGCCACCTTCAGGTTAGCGATTCACAGGCAGCAAAaagatgtgtaaaaaaaaaaaaagatggtgccagaataacagtgCCAATTGTGCTGGGGTGGAAATGCAGGCTTACACATGCAGGTAGGCCTTCAGATGGAGATCCATTGCTAGAAGATGTGATTCCACCACTGAACTACAGTATCCACAATGCAGAGTCAGTTGAAGTGAGGACCATACCAACCTGCGAAAGGAGTGGGGGGCTGCAACAGGGCAAGTCTTCCAATGCAGTGAGGCTACAACCACCAACACCCCTCCTCCACCTAATGGTTTGGTCCACATTCAGAGATGGGGTTCAGAATAATCACAGTTAAGTTCGCAGCCTAAAACCACAGAATTAAGTCAAAATAGTGAGGTACATCCAACTCATTGTTCTAGAAGAGATGGGTTCTAGAGTCTTGTTTAAAGCAGTCATTGGACAGCCAGACATCGTGAGTGGGTGTTGCTAGGAAAGTTGAAGAGGGCAGGGCTTCACCAGAACGTCCACACCTCCAGCTCTATGACGTGGAAGTCGTCTCTTTCTGAGAGGCAGCAGTTGTTGAAGGTGTAACATGGGCTACTCCTGCCCAGGTACAGCGTCTCATCCAGCCACAGGCCAAAGTGACCACTgcggaagagagaaagaaacgcATTTCATTGTTTTAGAGTAAAGTAATGTGTTCTCTTAAACATATTGGCACATATGTTTATGTTCAAGAAAACCATAATGTAACACATTTCTATAACTGGGAGTGGCTCTACCTTCCTCCTCCGATAGCAAAAGAGTCCAGGTCTCCCTTTATGAAGAAGGAGTTCTCTCTGGTCCATCTGAAACACTATGGGAGGTGACAAGGACAGAGTCAGTCAGGGACACCAACACAGGAGTACCTTAGGGTCCTATCTGATTAATGCTTTACTTCTCTGACAGCCCTTTCCGCATTGCAGACCAGGTGAATTGCAAATCAATGAACTTGGCCTTTGTAATGCTCTGCATATACAGTACACTATTTatagcacaggaggctgctgaggggaggacggctcataataatggctggaacggagcgaatggaatggtatcaacatGGAAACCGtgtgtttggtaccattccccctattcctctccagccattatcacgagcacgtcctccccaattaaggtgccaccaacctcatgTGATTGATAGCAATGAGTTCCTAACTTCTTAAATGTTGTTTGTGCTTAAAAAGCCAAAACGTGACCTTTCATAATCCAGTCTTGCATTAAATTGATCATGTGACGTTGGTAAAGACCTTGATGTGAATAGTAATTTGGCTGCCatggaaactcctgcaatattaCATCAGCAAGATTTGCAACAAACAGTATTGTCTTCACTTAGGTTGACAAAACAATCCTGCAGCAATACCTTAAGACACATTTCAGATTAGAAAATGTGGGAGAGAATTGTTTGGCAATGGTTGTGTAAGTGTAGTGTATgcatcatagtgtgtgtgtgtgtgtgtgtgtgtgtgtgtgtgtgtgtcttgtctgACCTTGAATCGAGGATGCAGCATGAAGAGGAATGTCTCTCCTGTGCCATAGAAGGTCTCGCTCGGCCTCAGTGGGTGTGAGAGAAAGCTCCCAAACACCTGGGGCACAGAAACATACCTACCATTAACAAAAACACAACCCTCTGGTAACCAAACAAGACCGAGCTCATACAATGGCGGTCTTCATAGGTGACCACAAGTCCACAATGAACTCTTGTGACTCCTGGCAAATCATATGTTATTCAAACCAAACCCACCATAGTTTCTGGAGCAGTTGTGAGTGTCTGAAGTCAATAGTGCAAATGCCATGAAAAGCAAGTGCTCTATGGTACGCGTTTGTGTTGAATCTCTAAAGCGGATAGATATTAAAAATGTTGAGGGTGGTGGGTGGAACATTGGGGAGTTTGTGACTTAAATTTAAAATCTGAGTACATAAAAAAGGTCACCTGATTGAGCGAGTCCTTGATGACCATGAGTACAGGTGAGTCGCTGCCGTTCAGCTTCCGGTAGAGGGACTTGAGGCTGGAGCCGTGAAGAGATGTGCTATAGGCCAGATGCCACATGTGGCCCACTGTCCTGGGAGGCAACTCGGctgagagctggagagagggaaggattgaGAAGGAGAAAGAGTTGTTGGAGAGCGGGGGCACaggtgggctcccgagtggcgcagcggtctaaggcactgcatctcagtgcttgaggcgtcactacagacaccctggtttgaatccaggctgtatcacaaccggccgtgattgggagtcccatagggcggcgcacaattggcccagcgtcgtccgggtttggccggtgtaggctgtcattgtcaataagaatttgttcttgactgacttgcctagttaaataaaaattaaaatggAAGAATAGACACTTATTACAAGATTAACTAAGCTTTTCCTCTGTTGAGCTAAGGAAAAAGGGAGAAAACGGAAATAATTGATATCCAATTATATTACCCTTTTCTTTAGCTAAGCTTTTCCTCTGTTGAGCTAATCTTCATCTATCCAACAAGTGAATGAGCCTGGACATGAGACATTTGAAGAGCTGACCTGCAGGCGCCATAGCTAATGTATTGGTTCAAAGTGCTCACAGCACAGCACTGCTCTGCTTCAATCTCTCCACAGGAGTTCACTACCAGCATTCTACCTTATACATAACCCCCTTTTTGAGACATGGCCACAGTAGGGGTTGAGTATTTTCAGTACTCTACTCAGCACGAAGGTTCAGTCATGAATGGCTCTGTGTGTATGACTGAAGGCCAACGCTGCTTGAGGGAGACTGAGGCAGAATCAGAAAAGTCAGGTTTTGTCTCAGACTCTGGATTTATCTTTAACCCCAGACCAGACAGGGAATGATGAACTTGTAATGCATTTGTGGAACTAGAGGCAAGAAGAGGAATGTGTGCAATTTCTTCTATATGTGTGGTGCTGACCAGTGACATGTCATGAGAAGCTTTCATTTAATTTCCCCTTGGGGATTAATGAAGTCATAATCTCCTTCTTATCCAATAATGGATGAGAATAATCTTCCATTGTGAATTTGTGCAGGTGTGATTAGATCAGACAGTGTTTTGTGAAGATCCGACATGCATGTCAACAGTTGTCTGCTTACCTCTCTGACAAGCGTTGCGTCCAAGATGCGACTCTGCTCTACGATCTCACACAGTCCCTCTGGATCTTTGTCCATGACCAGAGGTAGTCTCCCGCCACCATCCTCCACTGACACCATCTGCAAGACAAGACACGCAACCTAGTTATAAACCCATTAACCTCGCACTCAAACAACAACTCCGGACCCCACCCCACCTAAAACACTGCTCAAAACTTCCCCAGGGCAAGACGTGCAAAAGATGCATCGTCACCACTGACGCTCTAGTCAAAGTTAATGGAAATAGCCATTTTTGTTGTCAGCCACTACAGACTTTAGGACTTTCCTCAATGACTTTAATATACAGACTTACCTCCCAGTCCTCCCCTGTCCGTCCGTGGTTCTTGGacacttcttcctcctctccgtTGTCGACCAGTACAAACTCGTCTTTGTCGCCCTCCCCCTCCTCCGACCCTCCCTCCAGTATGCATAGGTCAGGCCTCCAGTGGCTCAGATAGGCATAGAGCTCATCTGAGCTACAGACAACAAGATATGAGAGCAGAAAGATTTAGTGTTAAAGACCTTTGACTTACTTCTAGTGAGAATTGTAAAAGTCTCTATATTCCTCAGCAAGGGAGGGCATTGAAATTGCTGAACAAGGCCGGGAggcccatagggcagcgcacaattggcccagcatcgtccaggttagggagggtttggccggcagggatatccttgtctcatcgctcactagtgactcctgtggtgggccgggcgcaatgcacgctgaccaggtcgccaggtgtacggtgtttcctccgacacattggtgcggctggcttccgggttggatgggcattgtgtcaagaagcagtgcggcttggttgggttgtgttttggaggacgcatggctctcgaccttcgcctctcccgagtccgtacgggagttgcagcgatgagacaagactgtaactaccaattggataccacgaaattggggagaaaaaaggatttttaaaaaagggaaaaaaagacATGTAAACATTATGTTAATGTCAGACATTGTCAGTGTGAGGTGCTAATGTTCACAGAATGTAAGTGGAGTGTTAATGCTAAACTAAAACAGTCTTTCTGTGGCTCCAGACTGTTACCTCTCCTGGGAAAAGGCGAACCAGGCATCCCTCCAGGGTAAGGTTTTGGTTGTCCCCAGCTGCAAGCCTGCAGCCACACCCTTCTTCCCAGCGGACCCCTGGAGCCGCAGCCTGACAAACATGAGACATCCAAAAGTCCCTGAAGGTCTAGAGAGGCCTGGAGTAGGAGAGAAGTAGGggggaggaagaaagagggaggggggaaagagTGCGAGAAAGAGAAAAGGGGGGAGGATGGAGAAAGTGAGGGGGTAGCAAAACAGACTGAGTGGGAACCATTTGTTATACCATCTTCCTACAAACTTCTCAAGCAGACTTCAACCACACAGTGCTGCTTGGGATAAAACAATGACATAAAACTATTGACTTGATTCCTTTCCTTACCTAACGTCCGATTCCTCACAGACTGCTccttctccatcccctctctgtcCACCTGCTCCATTCTCACTAGATTTCCCGTCCCTGCAGCCTCTTGTCCTCCACAACAGAAGGTGGCAGCACTGCTCAGCACAGCCCCGGATGACTGCACAACCAGCTCTTCCAGTGGGCTACCCTTCCCCTCCAGCTGCTTCTCTGCATGAGTCATGTCACTGCTACTCTCCTCCTCAGCAAACCCTTGGACCAGGCTGAGAGCCAGGGCAGACCTCAGCTCCGACGTAGCAGAAGAGACCAGCACTGGGACAGTCTCCCCCTTGTGCTGTGGGCTACTGCTGCTTCGCCTCCCACCCTGCTGGGGCGTCTTGCCAGTTTTGGAGCCAGTTTTCTGGGTCTTTTTAGTTCCTTTCCACCTAGTAACAGAAAAACAACCACCTATGTATGTTGCATGTTCTACAATGTGACCCAGCAAGCACTCCTTGATACCATAGAAATCCATGGACCAATTTCATTGGCTATACTCCATTTGCACTGCTAGATATCACAGAGAACATAGAGTTTAAGGTCACTGTTGCTACCTGTGGATTTGTCAGAGACTCACCCACACTGATCCAGTCATAGTGCGTATTTGCGATCTACCGATTTGACAGGTCTGCCCAGAATATAGGATTATTTTAGTGACCTCCTAGGTTAAAACGCCTTTCCAGGCAATGTGAAGACACAGTATGTTGATCTGTGAAGAGCTGCACCAAATATGTGTGTCTCAATCGTGCACATAGTCATTTAATGCTGACctgtgtgtggaggtgttgaaGTGCACGTGGGAAATGTCCGAGTAGAACGAGACAGAGTCCAGGCTGTCCACTGAGCAGGACAGCAGGTACTCCTCACAGCCGTGCTCCACCACCAACGGGTGGGTCTTACATGGGTCAAAGAAGATCTTATTGGACGTCACTAGCAAGATACCAGAAACCACAccctggtgagagagagaggtgagaaaggTAAGCGAGGGGTGAGCAAGAATTGTGAGAGCGAGGTGCGTGAAAGTTGAGTGAGAATGGTGCTAGTCTCCACTCACCTTGCGGTCAGTGATGTAGCGGCAAAACAATTTGAGATATGGCATGGCGGCTTGCCCTTCCCTTTGGGAGCACTCGGGAGGGAGGGCCAGTAGGCAGAGCCGTCCGTCAGGCATTGGCACCGCCTCCACATCCTGGGAGAATCAAAACAAGCACGGAGCAAAAACACAACCGTAGCTCAGTAATATGCACTTCTCCACTTGACTTAATGTCTAAAGCAAGCATTTGCCACTCGTTAGACAGTGCTTTATATACACAGAGATGACTAAGCTGGTTTTAAAAGAACAGTTCTCACAGAAATCAATCATTGCCATTAGCCAAGTTTTTCCAGTCCTGCATTGGCTCTTATTCTATTGAACAATTTCAGCTTAATTTAAAAACCATGTGACAAGAACATTCAATTCTACCATCGGAAAAGCAAGAACACACTCCATTAAAAGGCCTGATAGGAGCCAGATAATCATGGTTAAATCATTTAAAAACATTGTCAAATGTACTTCCTCTTCTGTATGATTTGGGGAATTCATTCACATTATCCTTACCAGTAGTTTGTCATACTCTGCATCTGGTGACGGGGAGTGAGAGCTGGCAGATGGGGCCGGAAAAAGCCCAAGCCCTGGGTTAGTGTCCAACTCTGGCTCCAGCCTGAGGTTGGGGTCAAGGTGCATCACTGTGGGAGATGAGCCTTGGCCAGAGCCTTTACTCTTGGGAACGCGGAGGTTCTTGAAAATGAAAGCACAGAGTAACATCACAACACACATTCGTGCACTGCTGTAAATACAACTCTGCCCAGCCTAAGACCTCCCACTTCCTCTTTCCATTGTACTGTGAACTTTAAATCTGCTTTACTGTGGTCTTATCTGTAGCCTACTGGAGTGGAGGGGTGGATGCTTGATTTGGTAACCATGCAAATACAGGTAACTGCTAAAATTAAGGAAacaagtaaatgagggatacaaagtatatagaAAGCAGGTGCGGTCCCAGAGTTAAGTAATTAACATcaccatgcttagggtcatgtataaaaatgcagagttgcccattattttggctaacaTGGCTAGAGGAGATCTGTGACTTTGAAAGagtggtctcaaaggagcatagggggagaGTGTCAGTCACCAGACAactcaattgaacacttatggaagatttgagcggcgcctgagacagcattttccaccaccattaactaaacaccaaattatggaatttcttgtggaaaaaTTGTGTTATATCCCTCCAATAGTTACAGACAATTGTAGAATCTattccaaggtgcattgaagctgttctcgCAGTTCATGGttgcccaacgccctattaagacattttatgttggtgtttattttattttgccaGTTACCTGTAGGTTCTCTGAAGACTATGTGGTGAAGGCTACGTAGTCTTTCCCTCACTTTGCATGTCAAATCATAGTGGAAGGTACAAGTAAaacatactatatatacacacacacacaaaagtatgtggacaccccttcaaattagtggattcggctatttcagccagcatttgctgacaggtgtagaaAATTGAGCACAGTCATGAAATCGCCATAGACAAAccttgacagtagaatggccttactgaagagctcagtgactcaacgtggcaccgtcataggatgccacctttcccacaagtcaactgtaagtgctgttattgtgaagtggcaatgtctaggagcaacaaaggctcagccgcgaagtggtaggccatacaaAAATcatagaacgggaccgctgaagcgcgtaaaatCAGTTGCAACCTGCACTatgttccaaactgtctctggaagcaacgtcagcacaagaactgttcgtccaGAGTTTCCTGAAATGGCggagctgcacacaagcctaagatcaatatgcgcaatgccaagcgtcagctggagtggtgtaaagctcgccgccattggaccctggagcagtggaaacgcattctctggagtgatgaatcatgcttcgccatctggcagtccgacagacaaatctgggtttgccgGATcacaggagaatgctacctaccCAAATACATAGTGACAactctaaagtttggtggagaaggaataatggtctggggctgtttttcatggttcggcctaggccccttagttccagtgaagggaaatcttaatgctagagcatacaatgacattctagaataTTCTGTgtttctaactttgtggcaacagttttgggaaggccctttcctatttcagcatgacaatgcccccatgcacaaagcaaggtccatgacacagagccctaacctcaatcccaaCGAACACCTTAGTGataaattggaatgctgactgcgagccaggcctaaatcgcccatcagtgcccaacctcactaatgctcgtggttgaatggaagcaagtcccagcagcaatgttccaacatctagtggaaagccttcccaggagagtggagactgttatagcagcaaaggggggaccaactccatattaatgcccatgattttggaatgagatggtcgACGAGcaagtgttcacatacttttggtcatgtagtgtattatgtcaCTACCCTGAAACTTCATACTGGGAAAAACATATGCAGATATAAAAGATAATGATGTACATCTTGTCAGTGTCTGCTCAAATGATATGAGGTTGATCGTGCCCATAGGCCTGTAATTAATGTTTTTTTCCCCGCTGTGACATTTCAAGGTGTCACATGTTGAGTGAGGAGAAGTTACAGAAGAtgtcacacacatatatatatacacatatatatatatatatatataaaagtgtAAATGTTGGCTCTGGAAGATACTGCATGTATGTGTACAGGATGCAGCATCTGATAAGGGTGGGAACCATGGTGACTCTTACCTGTCgggagatgagggaggaagagatggaggtggagagcTGCCTGTTCAGCTTAGTCTGATCTGCCAGGCTACTGCACTTGGAGGTGACACTGAACACCGTGTCTTCATGGTGAGCCTGTGTGTACGCAGTGCAGAAATCCATTTTAGGTAGTACTCCAATATTTTCAGAAATCAGACCAAAGAATGCCAAGCCGTTCCCTTCATTTGAGGCTCCACAGTCCTCTGACAAGCCCAACATCATGTGAACCCTCCATCCGCACCCACACAACACAGGATTTAGCTATTGATAGATGGGTCCATTGACCTAAATTACGTTCCCGACGTTTGAGACTCCATGTCTGCGGGCATTATTTACACTCcgctactgtatgtgtgtgggttgAGAGAGTGTGTTGGAACATGCCTAATTGCTTGTATGCTTTTGTGtgtgtaaaacatttttaaacaagACAGTGATACAGGCTACCATCAGAtcatcctctccaccctctccgagttgggcatctccatctcctacctgacaggtcgctcctaccaggtggcgtggcgagaatctgtctccgcaccacgtgctctcaccactggtgtcccccagggctcatttctaggccctctcctattctcactatacaccaagtcacttggctctgtcatatcctcacatggtctctcctatcatggtctctcctacgcagacgacacacaattaatcttctcctttcccccttctgataaccaggtggcgaatcgcatctctgcatgtctggcagacatatcagtgtcgATGACGGagcaccacctcaagctgaacctcggcaagacggagctgctcttcctcccagggaaggactgcccgttccatgatcttgccatcatggttgacaactccattgtgccCTCCTCCCAGAGtactaagagccttggcgtgaccctggacaacaccctgtcgttctccgctaacatcaaggcggtgacccgatcctgaaggttcatgctctacaacattcgcaaagtacgaccctgccttacacaggaagcggcgcaggtcctaatccaggcacttgtcatctcccgtctggattactgcaactcgctgctggcggggctcac
This genomic window contains:
- the LOC106610679 gene encoding nuclear receptor coactivator 7 isoform X1 is translated as MEHKIQQRDKNRPSYFGNVKTRLGSKLPAGDTQSPRFISGPLETGPQIGPTKETRASGKGHCAVGRPLDHVPHIRNPRLRQYYLQEPRWGTEGTMAKSMGRDHLSDDKVDTTAHHEDTVFSVTSKCSSLADQTKLNRQLSTSISSSLISRQNLRVPKSKGSGQGSSPTVMHLDPNLRLEPELDTNPGLGLFPAPSASSHSPSPDAEYDKLLDVEAVPMPDGRLCLLALPPECSQREGQAAMPYLKLFCRYITDRKGVVSGILLVTSNKIFFDPCKTHPLVVEHGCEEYLLSCSVDSLDSVSFYSDISHVHFNTSTHRWKGTKKTQKTGSKTGKTPQQGGRRSSSSPQHKGETVPVLVSSATSELRSALALSLVQGFAEEESSSDMTHAEKQLEGKGSPLEELVVQSSGAVLSSAATFCCGGQEAAGTGNLVRMEQVDREGMEKEQSVRNRTLGLSRPSGTFGCLMFVRLRLQGSAGKKGVAAGLQLGTTKTLPWRDAWFAFSQESSDELYAYLSHWRPDLCILEGGSEEGEGDKDEFVLVDNGEEEEVSKNHGRTGEDWEMVSVEDGGGRLPLVMDKDPEGLCEIVEQSRILDATLVRELSAELPPRTVGHMWHLAYSTSLHGSSLKSLYRKLNGSDSPVLMVIKDSLNQVFGSFLSHPLRPSETFYGTGETFLFMLHPRFKCFRWTRENSFFIKGDLDSFAIGGGSGHFGLWLDETLYLGRSSPCYTFNNCCLSERDDFHVIELEVWTFW
- the LOC106610679 gene encoding nuclear receptor coactivator 7 isoform X2; translation: MEHKIQQRDKNRPSYFGNVKTRLGSKLPAGDTQSPRFISGPLETGPQIGPTKETRASGKGHCAVGRPLDHVPHIRNPRLRQYYLQEPRWGTEGTMAKSMGRDHLSDDKAHHEDTVFSVTSKCSSLADQTKLNRQLSTSISSSLISRQNLRVPKSKGSGQGSSPTVMHLDPNLRLEPELDTNPGLGLFPAPSASSHSPSPDAEYDKLLDVEAVPMPDGRLCLLALPPECSQREGQAAMPYLKLFCRYITDRKGVVSGILLVTSNKIFFDPCKTHPLVVEHGCEEYLLSCSVDSLDSVSFYSDISHVHFNTSTHRWKGTKKTQKTGSKTGKTPQQGGRRSSSSPQHKGETVPVLVSSATSELRSALALSLVQGFAEEESSSDMTHAEKQLEGKGSPLEELVVQSSGAVLSSAATFCCGGQEAAGTGNLVRMEQVDREGMEKEQSVRNRTLGLSRPSGTFGCLMFVRLRLQGSAGKKGVAAGLQLGTTKTLPWRDAWFAFSQESSDELYAYLSHWRPDLCILEGGSEEGEGDKDEFVLVDNGEEEEVSKNHGRTGEDWEMVSVEDGGGRLPLVMDKDPEGLCEIVEQSRILDATLVRELSAELPPRTVGHMWHLAYSTSLHGSSLKSLYRKLNGSDSPVLMVIKDSLNQVFGSFLSHPLRPSETFYGTGETFLFMLHPRFKCFRWTRENSFFIKGDLDSFAIGGGSGHFGLWLDETLYLGRSSPCYTFNNCCLSERDDFHVIELEVWTFW